From one Terriglobales bacterium genomic stretch:
- a CDS encoding LptF/LptG family permease, translated as MPAPRPPQGHARLEAESPVRILTRYILREVLSWAAIGVTLFTFVFFMPTVGRILEVAVRNSAPLLSLAQLILLALPGFLVWTIPMGVLVGILIALSRLAADSEVTALRASGIGAGLFLRVIAIIAVAAWVLALVNTLWIAPRSAAAFAGLQDQLKSTQAPFEVQPRVFYEDFKNYVLYVQDTEVASGAVVWKRVFLADLNAPSAPKLTLAEEGVVVNESPTTLRLELANGWQHEVDPRSPAQYAISKLGKSTLHIDRPESATRAPGSLSYKEMSNRQLLDRARTGTAAQANWSWVELNRRLALPTSCLVLALVGIPLGLSAHKGGKSTGFVLTFLLVFVYYFLWLTGVSLGRQGQLAPGISMWMANVIFLAGGLLLYRRVNRMPIELGSFREAVTWMRQHVLHRAEKAGGFERVASPRRVFGAGFPQILDEYVLRDFAVYFGLVLSTFVLLTLVFTFFELLGDIIR; from the coding sequence ATGCCGGCCCCGCGGCCGCCGCAGGGACATGCTAGACTCGAAGCGGAATCGCCCGTGCGCATCCTCACCCGATACATCCTGCGCGAAGTGCTCTCCTGGGCCGCCATCGGGGTCACGCTGTTCACCTTCGTGTTCTTCATGCCCACCGTGGGGCGCATCCTGGAGGTAGCGGTGCGCAACAGCGCCCCGCTCCTCAGCCTGGCCCAGCTCATCCTGCTCGCCCTGCCCGGATTCCTGGTGTGGACCATCCCCATGGGCGTCCTGGTGGGGATCCTGATCGCGCTCAGCCGGCTGGCGGCGGACAGCGAGGTCACCGCCTTGCGCGCCAGCGGCATCGGGGCCGGGTTGTTCCTGCGGGTGATTGCCATAATCGCAGTGGCGGCCTGGGTCCTGGCTCTGGTGAACACCCTGTGGATCGCGCCTCGCTCCGCCGCCGCCTTCGCCGGGCTCCAGGACCAGCTCAAGAGCACCCAGGCTCCCTTCGAGGTCCAGCCCCGCGTCTTCTACGAAGACTTCAAGAACTACGTGCTCTACGTGCAGGACACCGAAGTGGCGTCGGGTGCGGTGGTATGGAAGCGCGTCTTTCTCGCCGATCTCAACGCGCCCTCGGCGCCGAAGCTCACGCTAGCCGAGGAGGGCGTGGTTGTCAACGAATCCCCCACCACCCTGCGCCTGGAGCTGGCCAACGGCTGGCAGCACGAAGTGGACCCGCGCTCGCCGGCGCAGTACGCGATCTCCAAACTGGGCAAGTCCACGCTGCACATCGACCGGCCGGAGAGCGCGACGCGGGCCCCGGGCTCGCTTTCCTACAAAGAAATGTCCAACCGCCAGCTGCTGGACCGCGCGCGCACCGGAACGGCGGCCCAGGCCAACTGGTCCTGGGTGGAATTGAACCGCCGCCTGGCCCTGCCCACCTCCTGCCTGGTGCTGGCGCTGGTCGGCATCCCCCTGGGTCTCTCGGCGCACAAGGGCGGCAAGTCCACCGGCTTTGTCCTCACCTTCCTTCTGGTGTTTGTGTACTACTTCCTCTGGCTCACCGGCGTGTCGCTCGGCCGCCAGGGCCAGCTCGCGCCTGGCATAAGCATGTGGATGGCAAACGTCATCTTCCTGGCGGGCGGGCTGCTGCTCTACCGGCGCGTCAACCGCATGCCCATCGAGCTCGGGTCCTTCCGCGAGGCTGTCACCTGGATGCGGCAACACGTCTTGCACCGCGCGGAGAAGGCCGGAGGCTTCGAGCGCGTGGCTTCCCCCCGCCGGGTGTTCGGCGCCGGCTTCCCGCAGATCCTCGACGAGTACGTCCTGCGCGACTTTGCCGTCTATTTCGGATTGGTTCTTTCCACCTTCGTCCTGCTGACCCTGGTGTTCACCTTCTTCGAACTTCTGGGCGACATCATCCGC
- the eno gene encoding phosphopyruvate hydratase, producing MAAIRAREILDSRGNPTVEADVQLAGGAVGRAAVPSGASTGEHEAVELRDGDPKRYQGKGVQKAVGNIRSVIAPALAGVDAADQRALDRRMIELDGTENKGRLGANAILAVSMAASRATAAAAGLPLYRHLGGPEANLLPVPMMNILNGGAHADNNVDFQEFMAMPVGATSFAEALRWVAEIFHTLKGVLKKRGYNTAVGDEGGFAPSLRSNVEAIEVILEAVQQAGYKPGAQVAIALDPAASEFFKDGKYVFKKSDKSAKSSEEMIRFWSEWVRQYPIVSLEDGLGEKDWDGWQALTRELGGKIQLVGDDIFVTNPAILKRGIEKKVANSILVKLNQIGTVSETLDAIELARSNKYTAIISHRSGETEDTFIADLAVGTSAGQIKTGSASRTDRIAKYNQLLRIEEELGKAARFPGLKALNYHGDLR from the coding sequence ATTGCCGCCATTCGCGCGCGCGAGATTCTGGATTCGCGCGGCAATCCCACCGTGGAAGCCGACGTCCAGCTTGCGGGCGGTGCCGTGGGACGCGCAGCCGTCCCCAGCGGCGCTTCCACCGGCGAGCACGAGGCGGTCGAGCTACGCGACGGCGATCCCAAACGCTATCAGGGCAAGGGCGTGCAGAAGGCGGTCGGCAATATCCGCAGCGTGATTGCTCCCGCTCTCGCCGGCGTGGACGCCGCCGACCAGCGCGCGCTCGACCGGCGCATGATCGAGCTGGACGGCACGGAGAACAAGGGCAGACTGGGCGCGAACGCCATCCTGGCGGTTTCGATGGCGGCGTCGCGAGCCACGGCCGCCGCCGCCGGGCTCCCGCTCTATCGCCACCTGGGCGGGCCGGAGGCGAACCTGCTGCCCGTTCCCATGATGAACATCCTGAACGGCGGCGCGCACGCCGATAACAACGTGGACTTCCAGGAGTTCATGGCCATGCCGGTCGGCGCCACTTCTTTTGCCGAGGCGCTGCGCTGGGTCGCGGAGATCTTCCACACGCTCAAAGGCGTCCTGAAGAAGCGTGGCTACAACACCGCGGTGGGCGACGAAGGCGGCTTCGCGCCCTCGCTCAGGTCAAACGTCGAGGCCATCGAGGTCATCCTGGAGGCGGTGCAGCAGGCGGGCTACAAGCCGGGCGCGCAGGTGGCCATCGCGCTCGATCCGGCGGCCAGTGAGTTCTTTAAGGACGGCAAGTACGTCTTCAAGAAGTCGGACAAGTCGGCGAAGAGTTCCGAGGAGATGATCCGCTTCTGGTCGGAGTGGGTGCGGCAGTACCCCATCGTCTCGCTCGAGGACGGCCTGGGCGAGAAAGATTGGGACGGCTGGCAGGCACTGACCCGGGAGCTGGGCGGCAAGATCCAACTGGTCGGGGACGACATCTTCGTCACCAACCCGGCGATCCTGAAGCGTGGCATCGAGAAGAAGGTCGCCAACTCCATCCTGGTGAAGCTCAACCAGATCGGGACGGTCAGCGAGACACTGGACGCCATCGAGCTGGCGCGAAGCAACAAGTACACCGCCATCATCTCCCACCGCTCGGGCGAGACGGAAGACACCTTCATCGCCGACCTGGCCGTGGGCACCAGCGCCGGCCAGATCAAGACCGGCTCCGCCTCGCGTACCGACCGAATCGCCAAGTACAACCAGTTGCTGCGCATCGAGGAAGAGCTAGGCAAGGCGGCCCGCTTCCCCGGATTGAAGGCGCTGAACTACCACGGAGATCTGCGGTAA
- a CDS encoding glycoside hydrolase family 57 protein, translating into MPKLRIVFLWHMHQPYYKDLVSGEYRLPWVRLHALKDYYGMVQLLEEFPQIHQTFNLVPSLIAQIEDYVAGTARDPFLDVAAKPARDLTAEERQFALQYLFQANQTNMIGRYPRYQELWEKFPPQDRDLERAAKQFQAQDFADLQVLSQLAWCDEFFLDDPELAALIRKGRGYSESDQQMLIRKQREFLAQVLPAYQAAAQRGGIEISASPFYHPILPLLCDTDLGRVSSPGLPLPQERFQHPEDAEEQLRRGLALHERVFGMRPRGIWPSEGSVSDEVLAIAYRLGFNWVATDEGVLSRSLGSSIRRDDAGRLAGGGAERLYTIYRYEKESAAVHMLFRDHTLSDLIGFVYAGMPAAQAAADFIQKIRDSAQPVLRAGKDAVVSIILDGENAWEYYPRSGREFLRRVYDAIQKAPDLEAVTVSEAIARHQDFGKLASLTPGSWINANFNVWIGSPEDNHAWDYLSAARNVYAEVAPAAPERQRVLAFEELLIAEGSDWNWWYGPEHHSANDRDFDELYRKHLSNVYQALGEAPPDSLAQPILTGVSRPYFVPQTAYIHPRIDGDLLGYFDWMGAAIYTADRRSSAMHGRRFLLDAAYAGIDEQNVYARLDFARGSREADLDLVLNLETVQPGAPEAHCRLRLDVSISSGAVAAWKLERQDGEGELASDAQPGGLEVRLRKVLELKVPLTQLQAAAGDNLRLCFSTWKGGLPTDSLPIEGCIELQVLSEAELAARS; encoded by the coding sequence ATGCCCAAGCTGCGCATCGTCTTTCTCTGGCACATGCACCAGCCCTATTACAAGGACCTGGTCAGCGGCGAGTATCGCCTGCCCTGGGTGCGCCTGCATGCCCTCAAGGACTACTACGGCATGGTCCAGCTGCTGGAGGAATTCCCGCAGATCCACCAGACCTTCAACCTGGTGCCCTCGCTGATCGCGCAGATCGAGGACTACGTGGCCGGCACCGCGCGCGATCCCTTCCTCGACGTCGCCGCCAAGCCGGCGCGCGACCTCACCGCCGAGGAGCGGCAGTTCGCCCTGCAGTATCTGTTTCAGGCGAACCAGACGAACATGATCGGGCGCTATCCCCGCTACCAGGAGCTGTGGGAGAAATTTCCCCCGCAGGACCGCGACCTGGAGCGGGCGGCGAAGCAATTCCAGGCGCAGGATTTCGCCGACCTGCAAGTGCTCTCGCAGCTCGCCTGGTGCGATGAGTTCTTCCTCGATGACCCGGAGCTTGCCGCCCTGATCCGCAAAGGGAGAGGGTATTCGGAGTCGGACCAGCAAATGCTGATCCGCAAGCAGCGGGAGTTCCTGGCCCAGGTGCTGCCGGCGTACCAGGCCGCGGCCCAGCGCGGCGGCATCGAGATCTCAGCTTCGCCCTTCTACCACCCCATTCTTCCCCTGCTGTGCGACACGGACCTGGGCCGCGTCTCCTCGCCCGGGCTGCCGCTGCCCCAGGAGCGCTTCCAGCATCCCGAAGACGCGGAGGAGCAACTGCGCCGCGGGCTGGCATTGCACGAGCGCGTCTTCGGGATGCGTCCGCGAGGCATCTGGCCGTCCGAGGGCAGCGTCTCGGACGAGGTGCTGGCCATAGCTTACCGCCTGGGCTTCAACTGGGTCGCCACCGACGAAGGCGTGCTCAGCCGCTCGCTCGGCTCCTCCATCCGGCGCGATGACGCTGGACGCCTGGCCGGCGGCGGCGCGGAGCGGCTCTACACCATCTATCGTTACGAGAAGGAGTCGGCCGCGGTCCACATGCTCTTCCGCGACCACACGCTCTCCGACCTGATCGGGTTTGTGTATGCCGGGATGCCCGCGGCCCAGGCAGCAGCGGACTTCATCCAAAAAATCAGGGATTCGGCGCAGCCGGTTCTCCGGGCAGGGAAAGACGCGGTGGTTTCCATCATCCTCGACGGCGAGAATGCCTGGGAGTACTACCCGCGCTCGGGGCGGGAGTTCCTGCGGCGCGTGTATGACGCCATCCAGAAAGCCCCGGACCTGGAGGCGGTGACGGTCTCCGAGGCCATCGCGCGCCACCAGGACTTCGGCAAGCTGGCCTCGCTGACGCCGGGCTCCTGGATCAACGCTAACTTCAACGTGTGGATCGGCTCGCCGGAGGACAACCACGCCTGGGACTACCTTTCCGCCGCTCGCAATGTCTATGCCGAAGTCGCTCCCGCCGCGCCGGAACGGCAACGCGTCTTGGCCTTCGAGGAGTTACTGATCGCCGAGGGCAGCGACTGGAACTGGTGGTACGGTCCCGAGCACCACTCCGCCAACGACCGCGACTTCGACGAGCTCTACCGCAAGCACCTTTCCAACGTCTATCAGGCACTGGGCGAGGCTCCGCCGGACTCCCTGGCCCAGCCCATCCTCACGGGCGTGTCGCGGCCTTACTTCGTGCCCCAGACCGCCTACATCCATCCCCGCATCGATGGCGATCTGCTGGGCTACTTCGACTGGATGGGAGCCGCCATCTACACCGCCGACCGGCGCAGCTCCGCCATGCATGGCCGGCGCTTCCTGCTGGACGCGGCGTATGCCGGCATCGACGAGCAGAACGTCTATGCGCGGCTGGACTTTGCGCGCGGCAGCCGCGAAGCCGACCTGGATCTGGTTCTTAACCTGGAGACCGTGCAGCCGGGCGCTCCCGAGGCACACTGCCGGCTGCGCCTGGATGTCAGCATCTCCAGCGGCGCAGTCGCGGCATGGAAGCTGGAACGGCAGGACGGAGAGGGCGAACTGGCCAGCGACGCGCAGCCGGGAGGGCTGGAAGTCCGCCTGAGAAAGGTCCTGGAATTGAAGGTGCCGCTGACTCAACTGCAGGCGGCCGCGGGAGACAACCTGCGCCTCTGCTTCAGCACGTGGAAGGGCGGACTACCCACCGACTCCTTGCCCATCGAGGGCTGCATCGAGCTGCAGGTGCTCAGCGAAGCGGAGCTGGCGGCGCGATCCTGA
- a CDS encoding D-2-hydroxyacid dehydrogenase — MSRAFKLVICVRHAFELWTAPAWFSERLRKDFPQLQIAHLPDYKSLTEEIRDAEVFVGWSLRAEQVAAAKKLRWVHSTAAAVHQLLSPELVAGEIVLTNSTQVHGPVVAEHALALILALAKRLPSAVKLQQRGVWGQAAMWEDRPRPREVAGATLGVVGLGNIGGELVRLARALGMKVLAVREHPEKGTGGADEVYGPEQLAQVLGEADYVVLAAPLTEKSRGLMNAERLARMKPDAFLINVSRGALVDEAALAAALQKHTIAGAALDVFATEPLPAKSPLWRLENLLITPHTAAVTERLWERHYELLADNLRRYLAGQPLRGVVDKTRGY; from the coding sequence GTGAGCCGCGCCTTCAAGCTTGTCATCTGCGTCCGCCACGCCTTCGAGCTGTGGACCGCGCCGGCGTGGTTCAGTGAGCGACTGCGGAAAGATTTCCCCCAGCTTCAGATCGCGCACCTGCCGGACTACAAGAGCCTGACCGAAGAGATCCGCGACGCCGAGGTCTTTGTGGGCTGGTCGCTGCGGGCGGAGCAGGTGGCCGCGGCGAAGAAACTGCGCTGGGTGCACTCGACCGCTGCCGCCGTCCACCAGTTGCTCTCGCCGGAGCTGGTGGCAGGCGAGATCGTGCTGACCAACTCCACCCAAGTCCACGGGCCAGTGGTGGCCGAGCACGCGCTGGCGCTGATCCTGGCGCTGGCCAAGCGCCTCCCCTCGGCGGTCAAGCTGCAGCAGCGCGGAGTGTGGGGCCAGGCGGCGATGTGGGAAGATCGGCCGCGCCCGCGCGAGGTGGCAGGCGCGACCTTAGGCGTGGTCGGCTTGGGGAATATCGGAGGCGAACTGGTGCGGCTGGCTCGCGCCCTTGGGATGAAAGTCCTCGCCGTGCGTGAGCATCCGGAGAAGGGGACTGGAGGCGCGGATGAGGTCTATGGGCCGGAGCAGTTGGCCCAAGTCCTCGGGGAAGCCGACTACGTGGTTCTGGCGGCGCCGCTCACCGAAAAGTCGCGCGGCCTGATGAACGCCGAGCGGCTGGCGCGGATGAAGCCGGACGCGTTCCTCATTAACGTCAGCCGGGGCGCGCTGGTGGACGAGGCAGCGTTGGCGGCGGCGCTCCAGAAGCATACGATTGCGGGAGCGGCGCTCGACGTCTTCGCCACCGAGCCGCTGCCGGCGAAGTCGCCGCTGTGGCGGCTGGAGAACCTCCTCATCACTCCGCACACCGCGGCGGTCACCGAGCGGCTCTGGGAGCGGCACTACGAGCTGCTCGCCGACAACCTGCGGCGCTACCTCGCCGGCCAGCCGCTGCGCGGCGTGGTAGACAAGACCCGGGGATACTAG
- the gpmI gene encoding 2,3-bisphosphoglycerate-independent phosphoglycerate mutase, which produces MARPKPLVLVILDGWGYAPPSKANAISLARKPNYDRLLKEFPNTLIHTSGRYVGLADGQMGNSEVGHLNIGAGRVVYMDITRIDGMIANGDFFSDPTLLDVIKHARSGGRRLHLFGLLSDGGVHSHQNHLYALLRMAKQDGVERVFVHCFMDGRDTLSTNGAGYIEQLQQKMREFGTGKIATVNGRYYAMDRDRRWPRIAKAFAAMVEGNGEGGAFVDPVQGVKESYNRGVTDEFIVPFVVTDNRGEALGRIRDEDACLCFNFRSDRARQITRALARNSGLAAEHGNDLPDAAGLDAEIPHSRVPKNLKYVCMTRYDKKFTLPVVIPPEPLENILANVMGNLGLRNLRVAETEKYAHVTYFFNGGVEQPFPGEERVLVPSPKVVTYDLQPEMSAAGIADEVVKAAEGGTFDVVIVNFANADMVGHSGKIEPTVKAVATVDACLGRIHDAIRRAGGAMLVTADHGNAELMIDPATGGPHTAHTTNPVPFILVTEDAARFSLRPDGALQDISPTILGMLGAAQPAEMTGRDLRVPLAAPRSS; this is translated from the coding sequence ATGGCCCGACCAAAACCTCTTGTCCTCGTCATCCTCGACGGCTGGGGCTACGCTCCGCCGTCGAAGGCCAATGCCATCTCGCTGGCGCGCAAGCCCAACTACGACCGCCTGCTGAAAGAATTTCCCAACACGCTCATTCACACCAGCGGGCGCTACGTCGGGCTGGCCGACGGGCAGATGGGCAATAGCGAGGTCGGCCACCTGAACATTGGCGCCGGACGCGTCGTGTACATGGATATCACCCGCATCGACGGCATGATCGCGAACGGCGATTTCTTCTCCGACCCGACCTTGCTCGACGTCATCAAGCATGCGCGCTCCGGCGGGCGGCGGTTGCACCTGTTTGGCCTGCTCTCAGACGGCGGCGTGCACTCTCACCAGAATCATCTCTACGCCCTGCTGCGCATGGCCAAGCAGGACGGCGTGGAGCGCGTCTTCGTGCACTGCTTCATGGACGGGCGCGACACCCTGTCCACCAACGGCGCCGGCTACATCGAGCAACTACAACAGAAGATGCGCGAGTTCGGCACGGGAAAGATCGCCACCGTCAACGGCCGCTACTATGCCATGGACCGCGACCGGCGCTGGCCCCGCATCGCCAAGGCGTTCGCGGCGATGGTCGAGGGCAACGGTGAAGGCGGCGCGTTCGTGGATCCGGTGCAGGGCGTGAAGGAGTCCTACAACCGCGGCGTGACCGACGAGTTCATCGTGCCGTTCGTAGTCACCGACAATCGCGGCGAGGCGCTGGGGCGCATCCGCGACGAGGACGCCTGCCTCTGCTTCAACTTCCGCTCCGACCGCGCGCGGCAGATCACGCGCGCCCTGGCCCGCAACAGCGGCCTCGCCGCCGAGCATGGGAACGACCTCCCCGATGCCGCCGGCCTGGACGCCGAGATTCCCCATAGCCGCGTGCCCAAGAACCTGAAGTACGTCTGCATGACGCGCTATGACAAAAAGTTCACGCTCCCAGTCGTGATCCCGCCCGAGCCGCTGGAAAACATCCTGGCCAATGTGATGGGCAACCTGGGGCTGCGCAACCTGCGCGTGGCGGAGACAGAGAAATACGCGCACGTCACCTACTTCTTCAACGGGGGCGTGGAGCAGCCCTTTCCCGGGGAGGAGCGCGTGCTGGTGCCCTCGCCCAAGGTGGTCACCTACGACCTGCAGCCGGAAATGAGCGCGGCGGGCATCGCGGACGAAGTGGTGAAGGCGGCCGAGGGCGGGACGTTCGACGTGGTCATCGTGAACTTTGCCAACGCCGACATGGTGGGCCACTCGGGGAAGATCGAGCCGACCGTGAAGGCGGTAGCGACGGTGGACGCCTGCCTGGGCCGCATCCACGACGCAATCCGCCGCGCGGGCGGCGCCATGCTGGTGACCGCCGACCACGGCAACGCCGAGCTGATGATCGATCCCGCCACCGGCGGGCCGCACACCGCGCACACCACCAATCCCGTACCCTTCATCCTGGTGACGGAGGACGCCGCGCGCTTCAGCCTGCGCCCGGACGGCGCGCTGCAAGACATCTCACCCACCATCCTCGGCATGTTGGGAGCCGCCCAGCCGGCGGAGATGACCGGGCGCGACCTGCGCGTCCCGCTGGCGGCCCCGCGATCCTCGTGA